In one Bactrocera tryoni isolate S06 chromosome 5, CSIRO_BtryS06_freeze2, whole genome shotgun sequence genomic region, the following are encoded:
- the LOC120777671 gene encoding B-cell receptor-associated protein 31 → MSLVWTLIATFLYAEIVVVLLLVLPIASPYKWNRLFKSKFLAMLAQQAHLYFFLIMGVLILFLLDAIREMRKYSSHEAGGHEHLNVEMQHSMRLFRAQRNFYISGFAIFLVLVIRRLVTLISAQANLLAQSEASMKQAQSATAAARTLMAEKSTEKAKEATEDSTLTELNELRKKVQELTSDLNREKKDKEALKSQAESLNKEYDRLTDEYSKLQKKITISDSSSGKGGEKDD, encoded by the exons ATGAGTCTTGTCTGGACTTTGATTGCTACATTTCTGTACGCAGAAATTGTCGTAGTTCTGCTCTTGGTTTTGCCTATAGCCAGTCCATACAAATGGAACCGACTCTTCAAATCGAAGTTTCTAGCGATGCTGGCACAGCAGGCGCATCTGTACTTCTTCCTCATTATGGGTGTATTAATTTTATTCCTATTGGATGCTATACGTGAAATGAGGAAGTATTCGTCCCATGAAGCTGGCGGTCACGAACATCTTAATGTCGAAATGCAGCACAGCATGCGTCTCTTCCGTGCACAACGCAACTTTTACATTTCTGGTTTTGCAATTTTCCTTGTGTTAGTCATACGTCGTCTGGTTACGTTGATCTCTGCGCAAGCAAACTTGTTGGCTCAAAGTGAAGCTTCAATGAAGCAGGCACAAAGTGCCACCGCAGCTGCCCGCACATTGATGGCTGAAAAGAGCACAGAGAAGGCGAAGGAAGCCACTGAGGATAGTACACTCACTGAG CTCAATGAATTGCGTAAGAAAGTACAAGAACTCACATCTGACTTGAATCGTGAGAAGAAGGATAAAGAAGCTTTAAAATCACAAGCAGAAAGCTTAAACAAGGAGTACGACAGACTTACCGATGAGTACAGCAAATTGCAGAAGAAGATTACCATCAGCGACAGTAGCAGCGGCAAAGGTGGTGAGAAAGATGATTAA
- the LOC120778454 gene encoding protein DPCD, with protein MSYENWLNYLRSAEKHSMISGHCRKIHYKFPDGQQMAEEYSMETGIVQRRAWRKCKQLMGEPEWEVELGETPRQINQGLGGGDADNSSINNDFTLLESNSSPVISKRITKKNIEWRIRNLPYPIQVYQVTAEPDKRAIVVRTTNKKYYKVISVPELDRCNLLPSQANISTHHQYNTLIITYSKPTLLNEMEAQVLLLLKNVETETDMEALLQGLLAK; from the coding sequence ATGTCCTACGAAAATTGGCTTAACTACTTACGTAGTGCTGAAAAGCATTCAATGATTAGTGGCCACTGCCGCAAAATACACTATAAATTTCCTGATGGCCAGCAAATGGCTGAAGAATATAGCATGGAGACAGGCATTGTGCAACGAAGAGCGTGGCGTAAGTGCAAGCAACTAATGGGGGAACCCGAGTGGGAAGTCGAATTGGGAGAAACACCACGCCAAATTAATCAGGGCCTTGGCGGTGGCGATGCAGACAACTCGAGTATAAACAATGATTTCACGCTTCTGGAAAGTAACTCATCTCCTGTGATTTCCAAACGTATCACCAAGAAGAACATAGAATGGCGCATACGTAATTTACCATATCCAATTCAAGTATACCAAGTTACAGCAGAACCTGATAAACGTGCGATTGTTGTTCGTACTACAAATAAGAAGTATTACAAAGTAATCTCAGTACCTGAATTGGACCGTTGTAATCTGCTTCCGTCGCAAGCAAATATTAGCACGCACCATCAGTACAACACACTGATTATAACATACAGTAAGCCAACTTTGTTGAATGAAATGGAAGCGCAGGTACTGTTGTTATTAAAGAATGTCGAAACGGAAACCGACATGGAAGCCTTACTTCAGGGGTTGTtagcgaaataa
- the LOC120778453 gene encoding uncharacterized protein LOC120778453 — MDYAPLNLAHFHERRANRFLNRHRYDDAYKAIETSLIYLQDAFKSALMPKSVELLNTQKWEYQRKLSQIQMHKQEHESLKHKEIVPLSATTTNTPPVLLFRTDSNLTAQSVAKSIDRTVREFDTKLNISPMKRTNSRENKDYRSANASAEGHGGTPKGFVKAIASIAQSPYERDAGRPAFYITDSDEIPSLTPLELPSFEYHSYTSTPPLTDLSANFNK, encoded by the exons ATGGATTATGCTCCATTAAATTTG GCACATTTTCATGAGCGTCGCGCTAATCGCTTTCTCAATCGCCATCGCTACGACGATGCATATAAGGCAATAGAAACCTCGTTGATATATCTACAAGACGCATTTAAATCGGCGTTGATGCCAAAATCCGTTGAATTGCTGAATACACAAAAATGGGAATATCAGAGAAAGTTAAGTCAAATACAAATGCATAAGCAAGAGCATGAAAGTTTGAAGCACAAAGAGATTGTGCCACTATcggccacaacaacaaacacaccacCCGTATTATTATTCAGAACAGACAGCAATCTGACTGCACAATCCGTAGCCAAATCCATTGATCGGACAGTACGAGAATTCGACACTAAACTCAACATATCACCAATGAAGCGCACAAACAGCAGAGAAAACAAAGACTATCGCAGTGCAAATGCTAGTGCTGAAGGGCATGGTGGCACACCCAAAGGGTTTGTGAAGGCAATTGCATCAATTGCACAGTCACCATATGAACGGGATGCAGGCAGACCAGCTTTTTACATCACCGATAGCGATGAGATACCCTCGCTAACACCGCTCGAATTACCTTCTTTTGAATATCATTCCTACACCTCAACTCCACCTTTGACTGATTTAAGCgcgaatttcaataaataa
- the LOC120777669 gene encoding bifunctional peptidase and arginyl-hydroxylase JMJD5 isoform X1, with amino-acid sequence MEERTEVYKYLPKYKEIEIILENEPEANYILGLAATDVENANSKTYEYNEEVYYLVCSLAEKCWERIHTGHFSAVPLEVRKIYALSNYFKIFYLLCESVSQKQLMRCAEVLDEAILIGCTQGLYEGSDEFQIQLTNYISEALEENTQTPLPIIDTLKRQQLKCDIPVLDCPSIEDFRTECFTTERPALLLNTITHWPALQKWRDLNYIHKLAGNRTVPIEIGSNYTTDEWSQQLVKIRDFLHRQFTNTDNEIEYLAQHELFDQIPALKADIRIPDYCILRTSGSESPAHVSIKAWLGPKNTISPLHYDPEHNLLCQVFGRKHIILAAPADTPNLYAHDSEMLCNTSQLDAAQLDFEKFPLAVKATFYNVTLQAGDCLYIPPKWWHYVRAESESFSVSFWWS; translated from the exons atGGAGGAACGCACtgaagtttataaatatttgccaaaatacaaagaaattgaaattatattggAAAATGAGCCTGAAGCAAATTACATACTTGGCTTGGCCGCAACAGACGTTGAAAATGCAAACTCAAAAACATATGAATACAACGAGGAAGTGTACTACTTGGTCTGTAGTTTAGCGGAGAAATGCTGGGAACGCATACACACTGGGCACTTCAGTGCAGTGCCATTGGAAGTGCGTAAAATTTATGCTCTATccaattattttaaa ATATTCTATTTGCTTTGCGAAAGTGTTTCCCAAAAACAATTAATGCGTTGTGCCGAAGTGCTCGACGAGGCTATACTGATTGGCTGCACACAAGGATTGTATGAAGGAAGTGACGAGTTCCAAATCCAACTAACAAACTACATTAGTGAAGCTTTAG aagaaaACACTCAGACACCACTACCAATCATCGATACACTCAAGCGGCAACAACTTAAATGCGACATACCAGTTTTAGACTGTCCCTCAATAGAGGATTTTCGCACAGAATGTTTTACAACTGAACGTCCCGCATTGCTACTCAACACGATAACGCATTGGCCGGCTTTGCAAAAGTGGCGTGATCTTAATTACATACACAAACTGGCGGGTAATCGCACAGTGCCTATTGAAATTGGTTCTAATTACACCACCGATGAATGGTcacagcagttagtgaaaataCGTGACTTTCTCCATCGTCAATTCACAAACACTGACAATGAAATCGAATATTTAGCACAGCACGAGTTGTTCGATCAAATACCTGCGCTTAAAGCCGATATACGCATACCGGACTATTGTATCTTGCGTACGAGTGGTTCCGAAAGTCCTGCGCACGTGTCCATAAAAGCGTGGTTGGGTCCTAAGAATACCATATCACCGTTACATTATGATCCCGAACACAATTTATTGTGCCAAGTGTTTGGTAGAAAGCATATAATCTTGGCAGCACCAGCAGATACACCGAATCTTTATGCACACGATTCGGAAATGCTTTGTAATACCTCGCAATTGGATGCAGCGCAGTTAGACTTCGAAAAATTTCCGTTGGCGGTGAAAGCAACCTTTTATAATGTTACTTTGCAAGCTGGTGATTGTCTTTATATACCGCCGAAGTGGTGGCATTATGTGCGTGCCGAAAGCGAGAGCTTTTCGGTCAGTTTTTGGTGGTCATGA
- the LOC120777669 gene encoding bifunctional peptidase and arginyl-hydroxylase JMJD5 isoform X2, producing the protein MEERTEVYKYLPKYKEIEIILENEPEANYILGLAATDVENANSKTYEYNEEVYYLVCSLAEKCWERIHTGHFSAVPLEVRKIYALSNYFKIFYLLCESVSQKQLMRCAEVLDEAILIGCTQGLYEGSDEFQIQLTNYISEALENTQTPLPIIDTLKRQQLKCDIPVLDCPSIEDFRTECFTTERPALLLNTITHWPALQKWRDLNYIHKLAGNRTVPIEIGSNYTTDEWSQQLVKIRDFLHRQFTNTDNEIEYLAQHELFDQIPALKADIRIPDYCILRTSGSESPAHVSIKAWLGPKNTISPLHYDPEHNLLCQVFGRKHIILAAPADTPNLYAHDSEMLCNTSQLDAAQLDFEKFPLAVKATFYNVTLQAGDCLYIPPKWWHYVRAESESFSVSFWWS; encoded by the exons atGGAGGAACGCACtgaagtttataaatatttgccaaaatacaaagaaattgaaattatattggAAAATGAGCCTGAAGCAAATTACATACTTGGCTTGGCCGCAACAGACGTTGAAAATGCAAACTCAAAAACATATGAATACAACGAGGAAGTGTACTACTTGGTCTGTAGTTTAGCGGAGAAATGCTGGGAACGCATACACACTGGGCACTTCAGTGCAGTGCCATTGGAAGTGCGTAAAATTTATGCTCTATccaattattttaaa ATATTCTATTTGCTTTGCGAAAGTGTTTCCCAAAAACAATTAATGCGTTGTGCCGAAGTGCTCGACGAGGCTATACTGATTGGCTGCACACAAGGATTGTATGAAGGAAGTGACGAGTTCCAAATCCAACTAACAAACTACATTAGTGAAGCTTTAG aaaACACTCAGACACCACTACCAATCATCGATACACTCAAGCGGCAACAACTTAAATGCGACATACCAGTTTTAGACTGTCCCTCAATAGAGGATTTTCGCACAGAATGTTTTACAACTGAACGTCCCGCATTGCTACTCAACACGATAACGCATTGGCCGGCTTTGCAAAAGTGGCGTGATCTTAATTACATACACAAACTGGCGGGTAATCGCACAGTGCCTATTGAAATTGGTTCTAATTACACCACCGATGAATGGTcacagcagttagtgaaaataCGTGACTTTCTCCATCGTCAATTCACAAACACTGACAATGAAATCGAATATTTAGCACAGCACGAGTTGTTCGATCAAATACCTGCGCTTAAAGCCGATATACGCATACCGGACTATTGTATCTTGCGTACGAGTGGTTCCGAAAGTCCTGCGCACGTGTCCATAAAAGCGTGGTTGGGTCCTAAGAATACCATATCACCGTTACATTATGATCCCGAACACAATTTATTGTGCCAAGTGTTTGGTAGAAAGCATATAATCTTGGCAGCACCAGCAGATACACCGAATCTTTATGCACACGATTCGGAAATGCTTTGTAATACCTCGCAATTGGATGCAGCGCAGTTAGACTTCGAAAAATTTCCGTTGGCGGTGAAAGCAACCTTTTATAATGTTACTTTGCAAGCTGGTGATTGTCTTTATATACCGCCGAAGTGGTGGCATTATGTGCGTGCCGAAAGCGAGAGCTTTTCGGTCAGTTTTTGGTGGTCATGA